The genomic stretch TGGCGGTAAAGAGTGCCGCGAGTGCGAGGCCAAAGCGGAGGTCCTTGCCCTCCATATTGCCCTGCGTGGGTGCGACGCCGGCCGCGATGTGCAGCGGGTTGCCGCCAGCCTCGGCGGCGTAGATCGCCAGCGTTGCCACCAGCACGAAGCCGACCATCACCGCCAGCAATGCGCGCCCCTGCCGCGCATCACCGATGATGCGGCCGAAGGTGAGGCAGAGACCGAAGGGGATCACGGTCTGGAGGATGATCTGCAGGCTCGTCGCCAGCGCACTCGGCCCCTCGAAGGGGTGCAGCGAGTTGACGCCGAAGAAGCCGCCGCCATTGGTGCCCAGATGCTTGATGGCGAGTTGAAAGCCAACAGGGCCGAGCGCGATGGTCTGCTCGGCGCCCGCCAAGGTCGCGGCCGTGGCACTTGCCTCCAGCGTCTGCGGCACGCCCATGGCGATGAAGGCAAAGGCCGCCAGGATGGAACCCGGCAGCAACAGCCACAGCGTGACGCGCGTCAGGTCCGCCCAGAAATTGCCGAGCTGCGAGACACCGCCGCCAGCGAAGGCGCGCATGACGGCGAAGGCCAGCGCGATGCCGGTCGCGGCGGAGAGGAAATTCTGTACCGCCAGCCCCGTCATCTGGCTCAGATGCGACATCGCCGCCTCGCCGGAATAGGCCTGCCAGTTGGTGTTGGTCACAAAGGAGATGGCGGTGTTCAAGGCGAGATAGGGCGGGATGCCCTGAAAGCCCTGGGGGTTCAGCGGCAGCACGCCTTGCAGGCGCAGCATGGCGTAAAGCAGCGCGAAGCCCGCCGCGTTGAAGGCCAGCATCGCCACCAGGTAGGCCTGCCATCCTTGACCGCGTGCCGCGTCCACGCCGGCCGCGCGCAACACGGCAGCGTCGAGCCCCGCGAGCGCACCCAGCCGGCCCTGCGCGAGCCGTGCCAGCCAATGGCCGGTTGGCACCGCCAGCAAAAGCGCGCAGCCGAGCACGAGCGCGATCTGCGCCCATCCAATAATGGTCATGTCAGAGACTTTCCGGCCGCAGGAGGGCCCATAGGAGATACGCGAGAAGGCCCAGGGCGACTCCGCCGCCAAGCCAGAGTTCGAAGCTCATGATCACACCCGCCCACAGCCACGAACATAGAGGCCGAGCAGGCCAAAGGCCCCGAAAGCGGCGGCCAGCAGGATGATGTCGAGCATGGGATTCTCCTTGTCAGGGGAGATAATCTGCAGGCGGACGGCGTTGCGGCGCGATGCGGAACTGGCACCATGGGCGTAAGGACGCCGTAAGGGCGCTAACGGGCCGGGCGGCGCGCCATTGGAACCGGCCGTCCCAACTTCGAAGGATCAAGCGTGTCTGCAAAACCCGGCAGAACACTGCGGGTGGCGCCGCCGACGGACAACGGGAGAATGGGGTTGGAAAACTGCCTGGAGCAGCGGTGGGGACCGGCTTCCAAACCATCTCTGGCGGCGGGACCCGAGGATGCCTGCCCCACGAGCCGAACCAGCGGAACGGATGCGACCGCGCCGCGCCCCTGGGTTCTTTACAGCGAACTGCCACCACAGATGAGCATCTGCTGGCCCGTAATGGCGCCAGCGTCTGGGCCAAGCAGGAAGGTGGTGAGCGCCGCGACCTCCTCCGGGCGGATATAACGCCCGATCGGCGGCAGCTTCGGCGCCATGGCGCTGCGTGCCGGGTCGCGCAGCATGGGTGTGTCGGTCGCGGCCGGTGCCACGACATTGACGGTGATCCCCCGCGGCGCGAGCTCGATGGCCCAGGACCGCGCCATGGCGACCAGGGCGGCCTTGCTCGCGGCGTATTGGCTGCGGCCGGCGGCGCCGCCGGCGGTGCGGCTGCCGATCAGGACAATGCGCCCGCCATCCGGCATGCGCGGCACCAGCAGATCCGCCAGCAGCGATGCCGCCTCGACATGCAGGCGCCAGAGCATGCGTCCCGCCTCCGCGTCCAATGCGCCCAGCATGCCGCCGCGCATCAAGCCGGCCGCGTGAACGAAGGCCGTGGGCTTGAGGTCAGCGACCGCGGCGGGCAGGGCCGCCGCGTCGAGCAGGTCCACGGCTCGGTGCGTATAGCGCGGGTCGGTCAGGCCAGGATCGCTGCGGCTGAGGCCGGTGACGCGCCAGCCCTCACGCAGCAGGCGCGTCGCGATGGCCGCGCCGATTCCGGAACTGCTGCCGGTGACGATCGCATGGCCTGCTGTGGTCTCGGGCGTCATGCCGCGTCTCTCCTGTGGCGGTCGCGTTGCGCTTGACAGCGCCGTCACCTCAAGGATAGCAAGGGGTTACATAACGAACAAGTGTTCGCAATCCGAACAAATGCCAGGGAGGCGCAGCATTGGACGGAACACAGAATCGCGTCGAGAACCCGAAAAACCTGGTCCAGTCGGTGGCCAAGGCTTTCGCCGTTCTGAAGACCTTCGGGCCTGACCGTCCTGAGCTCACTCTGGCCGAGGTCGCGGTTCGGGCCGGCCATGACCGCGGCACCGCCTTCCGCCTGGTCCACACGCTGGTCGATCTCGGTTATCTGCGTCCCGTCCCGGACGGGCGGCGTTTCCGACTGACACTGAAGTGCCTTGAACTCGGCTATGCCGCGCTGTCAGCGGGCGACCTGCCGACGCATGCCCGCCCACTCCTGCGCGACCTGGTGCCCAATGTGGCCGATGCCGGCTCTCTTGGCGTGCTGGAGCAAGGGGAGGTGATCTACCTTGCCCGCTTCGAGGCCGGGTTGGAGCGGCATGGCGTCGTGCGCCGCCCGGGCACGCGGATCGGCGCCTATGCCACCGCCCTCGGCCAGGCGATTCTCGCGTGGCTGCCGCGGGAGGCGCAGGTCGCGCAGCTCGAATGCGTACCACGGGTGAAACTCTCCGATCGCACGCTCACCGACCTTGATGCGCTGCTGGCGCGGCTCGATGAGGTGCGGGCGCGCGGCTACGCGGTTTCGGATGGCGAGAACGCCTATGGGCTGCGCACCGTCGCGGCCCCCGTGCTCGATGCCCGTGGTGCGCCGGCGGCGGGGGTCAGCCTCACCATCGGCAGCGACCGCCTGCCGCTGCCCGACTTCGTTGCCCTGACCGCACCGCGCGTCTGCGCGCTGGCCGAGGAGCTCGGCACCGGGCTGCGGCTGTCCTTCGGCACCATCGGGCCCGGCGGGCCGTCGCGATGACCCGCCCGGTCCTGCGGTTGATCGCCGACGACCTGACGGGCGCGCTGGACTCGGCGGCCGAGCTGACCGGCCTTTGCGGCCCCGTCCCCCTGCGTTGGGCCGATGGCGGCCAGGTGACGGACAGCCTCGCGATGGATACCCGCTCGCGGGAGGCGTCGCGCTCCGCCGCGATTGCAGCGGTGCGCGAGGTCGCGCCGGCGCTGCGCGGCGCGGACATCGCCTTCAAGAAGATCGACAGCCTGCTGCGCGGCCATGTCGCTGCCGAGCTGGCCGCCTGCATGGAGATTGGCCGCTGGCGGCATGTCGTGCTCGCGCCCGCCTTTCCCGCGCAGGGCCGCGTCACGCGCGCCGGCCGCGTGCTGGTGCGGCAGGCGGGCGGGACGGTCGCCCCCATCACTCCGGACCTTTCTGCGATGCTCGCCGCGGAAGGGTTGCAGGCGCAACGCGGCGATCCTGCGGCGCCGCTGCCACCTGGCCTGTCGGTCTTCGACGCCGAGGAGGATTCAGATCTCGCCCGCATCGTGGCACTTGGCGGCGTCGCGTCGGGGCCGGTCTTGTGGTGCGGCAGCGGGGGTCTCGCGCGTGCGCTGGCCGGCCCCGTGACGGCGGAGGCCAAGCAGGCGCTGCGTGGCCCTGTGCTGGGGCTGTTCGGTTCCGACCAGACAGTGACGACGCGCCAGTTGGCCGCCTGTGGGGACTGCGGCATGGTCATCACGGCGGGCGATGACGCCGCGGCCGCGCATGTCGCGCGGATGTTGGAAACGACTGGCGTGGCGATGGTGAGCGTTAAGCTGCCCCTCGGCCTCGACCGGGCCGAGGCCGCGCGCCGCATTGCCACGGCGCTGGCGGGGCTCACGCAGCGCCTGCCGCCACCCGGCACCCTGATCGCGGCGGGCGGAGAGACATTGCGGGCGCTCTGCGGGGCACTCGGCGCGCGCGGTCTCGACGCTGTCGGCATCGTGCAGCCTGGCGTGCCGCGTTCCGTGCTGCGCGGCGGGGCTTGGGAGGGTGTGGCCGTCGTCTCTAAGTCCGGTGCCTTCGGCGATGACACATTGTGGCGTGACCTGCTGACCGATTCTGTCCTGACGTCCTGGAGCATTCCCGCATGACAACGCCCCACCTCGCCATCACCATGGGGGATCCGGCGGGCATCGGCCCTGAGATCATCGTCAAGGCATGCGCTGCGCTGCACGAACGCATCGCTGCCGGCGCGCTGCGTCTGCTGGTGATCGGCAGCGGCGCTGCGCTGGAGCGCGCACGCCACGCGCTGGCGCCCGGGCTCGCCTTCCCCGAGGTGACGACAGAGCTGCGCGACTGGCCGGCCTTGGCCTTCCTCCAGGCCGGCGCGGAAGGTGCTGCGATCCTGCCGGGCGTGCTGAGCGCCGATGGCGGCCGCTTCGCCTATCTGGCGATCGAACAGGGCGTGCGCCTGGCGCAGTCTGGCCGTGTCGGCGCCATCGTCACGGCGCCGCTGAACAAGGAAGCGCTGAACAAGGCGGGCTACCATTACGCCGGGCATACCGAGATGCTGGCGGAACTCACGGGCGTGAAGGGCAGCGTAATGCTGCTTGCGCATGGCAATATGCGCGTCAGCCACGTCACCACCCATTGCGCGTTGGAGGATGTGCCCAAGCGCGTCACGCCGGAACGCATACGGCTGGTGCTGGACCTGACGCAGCAGGCGCTGCGTGGCCTCGGTATCGAGAAGCCCCATATCGCCGTCGCCGCGCTGAACCCGCATGCCGGCGAGGGCGGGCTGTTCGGCCGGCAGGATATCGATGTCGTGGCGCCCACCATCGCGCAAGCAGTGGCCGACGGCATGCACGTCACCGGCCCGGTGCCGGGCGATACCGTCTTCGTCAAGCTGCGCGCGGGCCAGTTCGATGCCGTGGTCGCGATGTATCACGACCAGGGGCATATTCCGGTCAAGCTGCTGGGCTTCCATGTCGATCCCGCCACGGGGAAGTGGGATGCGCTGTCGGGCGTGAACATCACCCTTGGGCTGCCCGTGATCCGCACCTCTGTTGATCACGGCACTGCCTTCGACATCGCCGGCCAGGGCATCGCCAGCGAGCGCAGCCTGATCGAGGCCATCGAATACGCCGAATTGCTCGCCGCGCATCGCAGCCGCGCCACGAAAGCCGCCGCATGACCGACCTGCTTCGCCCTATCGACATTGACCGTCCGGCGCGCATCGCCTTTGGCCCAGGCCAGGTGGCGAGCATCGGCGCCTGGGCACGCGAGAGGGGCATCACGCGCAGCCTGGTCATCGCCGGCGGATTCAATGCGGCGCGTATCGACCTCCTCGGCCTGCCGGGCGAGGTGACGGTATTCGGGGAGGTGAAGCCGGAGCCGGATATCCCGAACCTCGACGCTGCGCTGGCCCTGGCCGAGCGCGTGCAGCCGCAGCTGGTCGTGGGCTTCGGCGGCGGCAGCGCGATGGACCTCGCGAAGCTTGTCGCCGTGCTGCCAGGCAGCGGGCAGACGCTGCACGAGGTGGTCGGGCCAGAGAAGGTCGCTGGCCGGCGCGTGGCGCTGGCGCAGGTGGCAACCACCTCCGGCACGGGCAGCGAGGCCGGGTCGCGCTCGTTGGTGACAGACCCCGCGACGCAGAACAAGCTCGCGGTGCAGAGCCGGCACATGATCGCTGACCTTGCGGTGGTGGATCCCGACCTGACACTGAGCGTGCCCGCTTCGGTGACGGCGGCAACCGGCGTCGATGCGCTGGCCCATTGCGCCGAGGCCTTCACCAGCCGCAAGTCGCACCCCACGATCGACCTCTACGCGCTGGAGGGCATCCGCCTGGTTGGCCGCTTCTTGGCGCGCGCCGTGGCCGATGGCAGCGACCGCGAGGCGCGGGCCGGGCTTGCGCTCGCCTCGCTCTACGGCGGCTTCTGCCTGGGGCCGGTGAACACCACGGCGGGGCACGCGGTGGCCTATCCGCTCGGTACCCGGCACCACGTCGCGCATGGCCTGGCCTGCGCAGTGATCTTTCCGCACACACTGGCGTTCAACGCATCCGTGGTGCCGGCGAAGACGGCGCTGGTGCTCGATGCGCTTGGGCTTGCTGGCGCGCGCGACGTGCTGGCAACGACCCATGGCTGGTGCGCCGCACTCGGCATCCAGATGCGGCTATCCGCCCTCGGCGTGCCCGAGGATGACCTGCCCGTCATGGCGACGGAGGCGCATGCCATCCGCCGCCTGCTCGACAACAATCCGCGTGAGATGAGCCAGGACGACATCCTCGCCATCTATCGCGCTGCCTTTTGAGGAAACATCCATGCCCGACGCCGGCGTGCCAGACACTGGAATAATAGACCGCCCTGAAATCCTGGGTCCCGCGCCGGGCGACCCCGCGCGCATCGAGGCCTTCATTCCTACCCCTTGCGTGCAGAACCACGCCGCCTTCCTGCTGCCGCTGTCCGGCGGCGAGATGGGTTGCGTGTGGTTCGGCGGCACGCAGGAGGGCGTGCCGGACATCTCGGTGCATTTCTCACGCCTCGAAGCTGGGGCGGATCGCTGGTCGCCGGCGGAGCGCCTGTCGGACGACGCCACCAGGTCCGAGCAGAATCCGTTGCTGTTCCACGCGCCGGGCGGATGGCTGTGGCTGCTATGGACGGCGCAGGTCTCCGGCAACCAGGATACCGCGATCATTCGCCGCCGCATCTCGGCGGATGGCGGGCGCAGCTGGGGTCCCATCGAAACGTTGTTCGGCGAGCAGCCAGGCTTCGGCACCTTCATCCGCAGTCCGATCGTGGTGCTGGACAATGGCGACTGGCTGCTGCCGATCTGGCGATGTACCAAGCCGCCGGCCGGTGCCTGGACCGGCGACCTCGATACCAGCTCGGTGATGATCTCATCCGATGCTGGCGCGACCTGGACCGAGCATGCGGTGCCCGGCAGCACGGGCTGCGTGCATATGAGCATCGTGGATTTGCGTGACGGCACGCTGGTTGCGTTCTACCGCAGCCGCTGGGCGGATTCGATCCATGTCGCCCGTTCGTCGGATGGCGGTCGCAGCTGGTCTGCGCCGGTGCCGACGGAGCTGCCGAACAACAATTCCTCGGTGATGGCGACGCGGCTCGCGGATGGACGCCTCGCGATGGTCTACAACCATTCCAGCGCGGCGGATGCGACCGGGCGGCGCCTGTCGCTCTACGATGACATCGGTGGCGAGGACCTTGCCCCCGCCGCACCCTCCTCGGGCCGCGGCGCATTCTGGGGTGCGCCGCGCGCGCCGATGACGCTGGCGCTATCCGCCGATCTGGGTCGGACCTGGCCGCTGCGGCGCAACCTCGAGACCGGCGATGGCTACTGCCTGACCAACAACTCGAAGGACCGGCTGAACCGGGAATTCTCCTACCCGTCCTTGTGCCAGACGCCGGACGGAGCACTGCACATCGCCTACACCTATTGGCGCCAGGCCATCAAATATGTGCGCGTGGCGCCGGATTGGGCGGCGGGAGAAGGCGCATGACCGCGCTGCATCCACGCGGCGTGTTCAGCGCCGCGCTGACGCCGATCTCCGAAGCCTTCGCCCCGGACCACGCGCTTTTCGTCACCCATTGCCGGCGGCTGCTGGCGGAGGGCTGCGACGGCATCGCCATGCTCGGCACCACGGGCGAGGCGAACTCTTTCGCCAACGACGAACGCCGAGCTTTGCTGGAGGCCGTGGTCGCCGCTGGCATCGCACCGGACCGGCTGCTGCCCGGCACCGGCGTCGCCGCGCTGAGCGAGACGGTAGCGCTGACCCGGCACGCGCTGTCGCTCGGCGTGACCACGGTCGTGATTCTGCCGCCCTTCTACTACAAGGGCGTCACCGAGGATGGCCTCTTCGCCGCCTATGCCGAGGTGGTGGAGCGCCTGGCCGATCCGCGCCTGCGCATCGTGCTGTACCATATCCCCCAGATGTCGGCGGTGCCGATCCCGTTTCCGGTGATCGCGCGGCTGCGCGCGGCCTATCCCGGCACCTTCACCGGTATCAAGGATTCTGCGGGCGACCTCGCGCATATGGAGGCGCTGGTCGAAGCCTTCCCTGACCTGGCCGTGTTGGCCGGCGCCGATCCGCTGATGCTGCCGCTGCTGCGCAAGGGGGGTGCCGGCTGCATCACCGCGACATCGAACCTGGTCGCGGCCGACCTCGCCTTCGTGTTCCGGCACTTCGCCGATCCCGCCCGGGCGCAGGCGGTTGAGGCGGCGCAGGCGCGCATCGTCGCCATGCGCAACCGTGCGTCGCGCTTCGCGCAGATGGCGTCGCTGAAGGCGCTGCTGGCGCATCGCACCGGCGAGGCAGGCTGGCACCGGCTGCGCCCACCGCTGCTTCCGCTCTCGGCAGCGGAACGTAGCGCGCTGCTGGACGACTGAGACCATCAACGGGCCGCGCAACGTCGCGTGCCATTTCGGAGGAAGCAAATCATGAATCGCCGATATCTTCTGGCCTCCGCTGCCGCTGGCGGCTTCGGTCTGCTGGCGGCACCGGCCGTCCAGGCGCAGGATGCCTGGCCGCGCGGACGGCCGATCCGCGTGATCTGCCCCTGGCCGCCGGGGGCCGCGAATGACGCGCTGGCGCGGCTGACGGCGGCGCGTCTGCAGGAGAAGCTCGGCGCCACAGCCGTGGTCGAGAACCGCACCGGCGGGGCTGGCCTGATTGGCACCCATGCCGTTCTTCAGGCGGCGCCGGATGGCTACACGCTGCTCGCCTCGGCCTTCAACACGGCGGTGATGCCGCTGGTGCTGCGCGGCGCGAATTTCGACCCGCAGCGCGATCTTGAGGTCATGGCGCGCACCGCGGCGGCGCCGCTGGTCATGGTGATGAGCGGCCAGCGCCCGCAGCGCACGCTGACTGAGGTGATCGCCGCGGCGAGGGAGAAGCCGCGCGAGTGGAACTTCGCGCTCTCCTCGCTGGGATCCGCCGGTCATTTGGCGACCATCGAGTTCCTGCGCCGCAGCGGAGTGCAGATTGACCTGGTGACCTATCGCGGCACGCAGCCCGCGTTGACCGATCTGATGGGCGGCAATGCGCAGCTTCTCATTGACCCGAGCTTCGCGCTGCTGCCGGCGGCCGCTGATGGCCGTGTGCGTGCGCTTGGCATCGCGACTGCCGCGCGCTCGGGCCTGGCGCCTCACGTGCCGACCCTGGGCGAGGCGGGCTTGCCCGGCTTCCAGTTCCAATCCTGGTACGGCGTCTGGGCCCCGAAGGGCACGCCGGCCGAGATCAATCAGCGCGTGAACGCCCTGATGCAGGAGACGATGCGTGAACCCGCCATCATCGATCGGCTGAAGAGCCAGATCCTCGAGCCGGTGACGGAAAGCATCGAGGACACGCGGCGCTTCATCGCGGCCGAGATCAACCGCGCCACCGAGTTGCTGCGCAGCGTCAACTATCAGCCCGAGTGAGGGAGGCCGCGATGCTGCAGCGACGGACGCTGGGGGTAGGCGCTGCCGCAGTCGCGCTCGGCGCGCCGCGTGGTGGGCGGGCGCAAGCGGCATGGCCGCTCGGCCGGCCGATCCGCGTGATCTGCCCGACCCCGCCGGGTGGTGCGAACGACATGCTGGCGCGCCTGCTGGCGCAGCGGCTGCAGGACCGGCTCGGGGCGGTTGCGGTGGTCGAGAACCGGCCGGGCGGCTCGGCGCTGCTCGGCACCAATATCGTACTCCAGGCGCCACCGGACGGTTTCACCCTGCTGGCTTCGACCTTCAACACCGCTGTCATGCCGCTGGTGCTGAAGGGTGCCAATTTCGACCCGCAGAGCGACCTGACCGTGATGGCGCGCACGGCAAAGGCGCCACTGGTCATGATGATCAGCGGCACGCGGCCGGAGCGCACAGTGCAGGAGGTGGTTGCCGCGGCCAAGGCGCGGCCGCGGGACTGGAGCATCGCGATCTCCGCATTGGGGTCGGCCGGGCACCTGGCGACGATCGACTTCATGCGCCGCACCGGCGTGGATCTCAATGTCGTCACCTATCGCGGAACCCAGCCGGCGCTGACCGATCTGATGGGTGGCAGCGCCCAGCTGCTGATCGATCCGAGCTTCGCCTTGCTCGCCAGCCGCGCGGATGGGCGCATCCGCGTGCTTGGCATCGCATCGCCGCAGCGTTCGCCACTTACGGCGGATGTGCCCACCATGGCGGAAGCCGGACTTCCCGGCTTCGAGTTCCAGGCCTGGTATGGCGTCTGGGGACCCAAGGGCACGCCGCCCGGCGTCACCCAGCGTGTGCACACCCTGGTGCAGGAGACGATGAGGGATCCGGAGATCGCCCAGCGGCTCGCGACGCAGGTGATCGAGCCGGTCGTCGAGAGCATCGATGACAGCCGACGCTTCATCGCCACCGAAATCCGCCGTGCCGAAGAGTTGCTGCGCAGCGTCAACTACCAGCCAGAATAGAGGCAGGGCCCCAGGCGATGATGATTACGGATTCGCAGGTGCATGTCTGGGCGGCGGAGCCGGCCGACCACCCATGGCCGCAGCCGCCGCCAGCCGTCGTGCAGCGTGCGGAGCCCCTGCTTCCGGATGCGTTGCTGACCGAGATGGACCGCGCCGGCGTGCAGCGCGCCGTGCTGGTCCCACCGTCCTGGGAAGGGCATCGGAATACGCTGTGCCTCGCTGCCGCGCAGCGTCATCCCGACCGTTTCGCCGTCATGGGCCGGTTGCCACTGGATGCGCCGGACAGCCGTGATCGCTTCGCCGAATGGAAGTTCTTCCCGGGGATGCTCGGCGCGCGGCTGAACTTTCGCCGTGCAGCGATCCGCCAGCTGCGGGATGGCAGCGTGGATTGGATCTTCCGCCAGGCTGAGGCCGATGGCCTGGCGCTGATGCTCTTCGTCAACGAGGATTTCGAGGCGGTCGGCCTGATTGCGGAGCGCTATCCCGGCCTTCGCCTCGTGCTGGACCACATGGGGGCGCATGTCGAGCGCCGCGGCGTGGCGGCCTTCGAACATCTGGAGGATCTGTTGCGGCTTGCGCGCTTCGGCAATGTCGCGGTCAAGGCCTCTGCGCTGCCTTGCGCGGCTGAGGACGACTATCCCTACAGTAGCGTCGAGCCATTCCTGAAAGCCAGCTTCGATGCCTTCGGGCCTGAGCGGTTATTCTGGGGGTCAGACCTGACCCGCTTGCCCTGCGACTATCGCGACGCGGTCACGATGTTCACCGACCACCTGCCCTGGCTCTCGGGCCGGGACCAGGCGGCGGTGATGGGTGAATCGCTGTGCCGCTGGCTGAATTGGGAAGTGTGAGCGCGTGATGGCGAATCATGTCCGGCGCAGCATCTGCGTCACTGGCGGTGCCCGTGGGCTGGGCGCGGCGATCGTGCGCGGCTTCGCAAGGCAGGGCGCGCACGTGCATGTCTGCGACATCCTGCAGCGGGAGGGCCAGGACCTCGTTGGAACATTGCGGGCGGAGGGGCTCTACGCGTCCTTCCACTCGCTCGATGTGGCGCAGGAGAGTGATTGGCAGGCACTGGTTGCCGTTCTTGAGACCGGGCCGGGGCGGCTCGATGTGCTGGTCAACAATGCGGGCCTCATCATCCGCAAGTCGCTTGCCGCGACAACGCGCGCTGAGTGGGACTGTGCCATGGCCGTGAACGTGACGGGCGCGTTCCTGGGCATGAAGCACTGCCGCGCGCTGCTGGCGCGCGCGGCGCCCTCGGCGGTCGTGAACATCTCTTCGACCGCAGGTCTCATCGCGCATGGGGACCCGTCCTACACGACGAGCAAATGGGCGTTGCGCGGCCTGACAAAATCGGCGGCGCTGGAGTTCGCGGCGGAGGGAATCCGGGTCAATTCCGTCCATCCAGCCACGATCGCAACACCGCTGACGGACGCCGCCCCGGCCGGACACATCGAGGCCAATCGCCACGCGATCCCTTTGGGTCGCGAGGCGACGGCCGAGGAGATCGCCGCCATCGTGCTGTTTCTGGCATCGGAGGCGGCGTCGTTC from Sediminicoccus sp. KRV36 encodes the following:
- the kdpA gene encoding potassium-transporting ATPase subunit KdpA yields the protein MTIIGWAQIALVLGCALLLAVPTGHWLARLAQGRLGALAGLDAAVLRAAGVDAARGQGWQAYLVAMLAFNAAGFALLYAMLRLQGVLPLNPQGFQGIPPYLALNTAISFVTNTNWQAYSGEAAMSHLSQMTGLAVQNFLSAATGIALAFAVMRAFAGGGVSQLGNFWADLTRVTLWLLLPGSILAAFAFIAMGVPQTLEASATAATLAGAEQTIALGPVGFQLAIKHLGTNGGGFFGVNSLHPFEGPSALATSLQIILQTVIPFGLCLTFGRIIGDARQGRALLAVMVGFVLVATLAIYAAEAGGNPLHIAAGVAPTQGNMEGKDLRFGLALAALFTATTTGASCGAVNAMIDSFTPLGGLVPMFLIQLGEVLPGGVGSGLYGMLVFALLAVFIAGLMVGRTPEYLGKKVQAREVKLAMLAVLVVPAAILGLAGLSLVLEVGTASLQDAGPHGLSEMLYAYTSAAGNNGSAFGGLTADTPWLNTTLGLAMLAGRFGFVIPVLAIAGSLAAKPRAPEGPGTLPTHGPLFVGLLAGVILILGGLQYLPALALGPIAEHVAMLAGQTF
- a CDS encoding SDR family oxidoreductase, which translates into the protein MTPETTAGHAIVTGSSSGIGAAIATRLLREGWRVTGLSRSDPGLTDPRYTHRAVDLLDAAALPAAVADLKPTAFVHAAGLMRGGMLGALDAEAGRMLWRLHVEAASLLADLLVPRMPDGGRIVLIGSRTAGGAAGRSQYAASKAALVAMARSWAIELAPRGITVNVVAPAATDTPMLRDPARSAMAPKLPPIGRYIRPEEVAALTTFLLGPDAGAITGQQMLICGGSSL
- a CDS encoding IclR family transcriptional regulator — translated: MDGTQNRVENPKNLVQSVAKAFAVLKTFGPDRPELTLAEVAVRAGHDRGTAFRLVHTLVDLGYLRPVPDGRRFRLTLKCLELGYAALSAGDLPTHARPLLRDLVPNVADAGSLGVLEQGEVIYLARFEAGLERHGVVRRPGTRIGAYATALGQAILAWLPREAQVAQLECVPRVKLSDRTLTDLDALLARLDEVRARGYAVSDGENAYGLRTVAAPVLDARGAPAAGVSLTIGSDRLPLPDFVALTAPRVCALAEELGTGLRLSFGTIGPGGPSR
- a CDS encoding four-carbon acid sugar kinase family protein; amino-acid sequence: MTRPVLRLIADDLTGALDSAAELTGLCGPVPLRWADGGQVTDSLAMDTRSREASRSAAIAAVREVAPALRGADIAFKKIDSLLRGHVAAELAACMEIGRWRHVVLAPAFPAQGRVTRAGRVLVRQAGGTVAPITPDLSAMLAAEGLQAQRGDPAAPLPPGLSVFDAEEDSDLARIVALGGVASGPVLWCGSGGLARALAGPVTAEAKQALRGPVLGLFGSDQTVTTRQLAACGDCGMVITAGDDAAAAHVARMLETTGVAMVSVKLPLGLDRAEAARRIATALAGLTQRLPPPGTLIAAGGETLRALCGALGARGLDAVGIVQPGVPRSVLRGGAWEGVAVVSKSGAFGDDTLWRDLLTDSVLTSWSIPA
- the pdxA gene encoding 4-hydroxythreonine-4-phosphate dehydrogenase PdxA codes for the protein MTTPHLAITMGDPAGIGPEIIVKACAALHERIAAGALRLLVIGSGAALERARHALAPGLAFPEVTTELRDWPALAFLQAGAEGAAILPGVLSADGGRFAYLAIEQGVRLAQSGRVGAIVTAPLNKEALNKAGYHYAGHTEMLAELTGVKGSVMLLAHGNMRVSHVTTHCALEDVPKRVTPERIRLVLDLTQQALRGLGIEKPHIAVAALNPHAGEGGLFGRQDIDVVAPTIAQAVADGMHVTGPVPGDTVFVKLRAGQFDAVVAMYHDQGHIPVKLLGFHVDPATGKWDALSGVNITLGLPVIRTSVDHGTAFDIAGQGIASERSLIEAIEYAELLAAHRSRATKAAA
- a CDS encoding iron-containing alcohol dehydrogenase, whose amino-acid sequence is MTDLLRPIDIDRPARIAFGPGQVASIGAWARERGITRSLVIAGGFNAARIDLLGLPGEVTVFGEVKPEPDIPNLDAALALAERVQPQLVVGFGGGSAMDLAKLVAVLPGSGQTLHEVVGPEKVAGRRVALAQVATTSGTGSEAGSRSLVTDPATQNKLAVQSRHMIADLAVVDPDLTLSVPASVTAATGVDALAHCAEAFTSRKSHPTIDLYALEGIRLVGRFLARAVADGSDREARAGLALASLYGGFCLGPVNTTAGHAVAYPLGTRHHVAHGLACAVIFPHTLAFNASVVPAKTALVLDALGLAGARDVLATTHGWCAALGIQMRLSALGVPEDDLPVMATEAHAIRRLLDNNPREMSQDDILAIYRAAF
- a CDS encoding exo-alpha-sialidase, with amino-acid sequence MPDAGVPDTGIIDRPEILGPAPGDPARIEAFIPTPCVQNHAAFLLPLSGGEMGCVWFGGTQEGVPDISVHFSRLEAGADRWSPAERLSDDATRSEQNPLLFHAPGGWLWLLWTAQVSGNQDTAIIRRRISADGGRSWGPIETLFGEQPGFGTFIRSPIVVLDNGDWLLPIWRCTKPPAGAWTGDLDTSSVMISSDAGATWTEHAVPGSTGCVHMSIVDLRDGTLVAFYRSRWADSIHVARSSDGGRSWSAPVPTELPNNNSSVMATRLADGRLAMVYNHSSAADATGRRLSLYDDIGGEDLAPAAPSSGRGAFWGAPRAPMTLALSADLGRTWPLRRNLETGDGYCLTNNSKDRLNREFSYPSLCQTPDGALHIAYTYWRQAIKYVRVAPDWAAGEGA
- a CDS encoding dihydrodipicolinate synthase family protein gives rise to the protein MTALHPRGVFSAALTPISEAFAPDHALFVTHCRRLLAEGCDGIAMLGTTGEANSFANDERRALLEAVVAAGIAPDRLLPGTGVAALSETVALTRHALSLGVTTVVILPPFYYKGVTEDGLFAAYAEVVERLADPRLRIVLYHIPQMSAVPIPFPVIARLRAAYPGTFTGIKDSAGDLAHMEALVEAFPDLAVLAGADPLMLPLLRKGGAGCITATSNLVAADLAFVFRHFADPARAQAVEAAQARIVAMRNRASRFAQMASLKALLAHRTGEAGWHRLRPPLLPLSAAERSALLDD
- a CDS encoding tripartite tricarboxylate transporter substrate binding protein — encoded protein: MNRRYLLASAAAGGFGLLAAPAVQAQDAWPRGRPIRVICPWPPGAANDALARLTAARLQEKLGATAVVENRTGGAGLIGTHAVLQAAPDGYTLLASAFNTAVMPLVLRGANFDPQRDLEVMARTAAAPLVMVMSGQRPQRTLTEVIAAAREKPREWNFALSSLGSAGHLATIEFLRRSGVQIDLVTYRGTQPALTDLMGGNAQLLIDPSFALLPAAADGRVRALGIATAARSGLAPHVPTLGEAGLPGFQFQSWYGVWAPKGTPAEINQRVNALMQETMREPAIIDRLKSQILEPVTESIEDTRRFIAAEINRATELLRSVNYQPE